From Dendropsophus ebraccatus isolate aDenEbr1 chromosome 10, aDenEbr1.pat, whole genome shotgun sequence:
TTTACATCTcgttttgctttttttaaataatagttcATGTCTCTGTTTTTTAAAAGCTCTAGCTTTTGCCTTTTCCAGTTCGGCTTCTGGATAACCCCGTTGGATTAATCTATCAGGCAACTCTCTAGCCTTTTCCAGGTAAGCTTGATCTGTACTATTGATCCTGCGTAGTCTCAAGAACTGCCCATAAGGAACTGCCAATTTCGTGTGGTTCGGATGGTAGCTATTATAATGCAAAAACGCATTCGATGCAGTGGGTTTCCGATAGCTGGTTGTCATTAATGTATTTTGATTGAGAGTTACGAGAACATCCAAAAATTCTATAGAATGTAAACTTACTTGACTAGTAAATGACATGTTCATATTATTCTTATTGTTCATATAGCAAACAAATTCATCAAATTCTTTCACTGTACCTCCCCATACGACAAAAATGTCGTCGACAAATCTATAATATTGCAACAGAAATTTAATGTAGGGGTTATCTGTGGTgaaaattatttctttttcaagcaCCGCAAGATACAGGTTAGCGAGGGCACAAGCGACGGTTCAGTGAACACGTCCGATCTATACGAACTGGGAAAGGTGTACCACATTTAATCCCACACATAAGAGAGGAACATGGTGGAGATGCAAGTCAATTAAAATTTATGGGACTGGAACGTGTTCACATTGGCAATTGCGCCGATATTAACAAGGAACTGCTACGCAGGGAAGCTCGGTGGATTATAATGACCAATGCGCAAGGATCCGGTGGTTTAAATGAAAGAATTGACTTAAGTATGTTTTTGTAACACATTGAATAGTTATTTATTAATATTGCATTTTCTTATATGTGAAATTGATAATTTTTAAGTATTTGGCAATTGTTTTTAATAAGTAACAGCCTACTGCTTCCGTAATAAGAGAGTGACGCAAGAGTAGGGGCGGAGTCTGGAGAAGTGTGGAATCcacacaaaacagctgtcacgcgTTAGCAGGGTGTTGGCGTCGCAGCCAACCGAGGATGTCTGCTATGAATTTTAAAAGAAGTTACCAATAAAGTGCAGTTCAACATACGGGTGAGTGCCAGCTCATTTCTTTCTCAAATAGATTTGTACATGAACTGTCTTTATTACGAGAGAGAGCACCCCCGTCTGCACATTTATCCATTTGTGACCTCACTAAGGCCCTTTACTGCTTTGCATCAATACAGCCTGCCGACCATCCATTATCACCCAGTAGTGCCAACCGCTATACCTACGTTCACATTAGACCTCTCGGACTCCCTGCTAAGATTCAGGATTGAGGAGCAGAAGTGTGATATGCTATCAGTACTAATGATGGGTTTAGTATTTAAATGATAGCCTGTAACATGGAAAAGAAAAAGGTTTCTTATAGTTGTATAGTTTAGAAAAACATCCTCTTGTCTGGAATTTACACACTTTGAACAATAAACTACATTATGCCAGTGTTAAAATTCATCCCAAATTAGTTTCAATTCATTGGAGTTGGGCCATAGATGAGATAAAAGAGCATAGTCAGATACTTCATCTATTCTAAAGAGGTTACCGGCTTCTTGTTGTGCCAACATACATAATGTTCACATAAAAAGGTCATTGGAGAAAGAAAAATGGCAAGTACAAAATATATGGAAAAATCAATCAAATAAATTTACACAATGCACAGACCTGTATGTCTCCTGAAGGTCGAAGTTACGAGATGTGACATTAAAAAGTCAAATACGTTgtctcatacagtatatataaatatacatagttgtagatgtgtgtgtgtgtgagtgtgtgtgtgtgtgtgtgtgtgtgtatgtgtgtatatatatatatatatatattttttttttttaacttaccatTTTACTACTTATGTACAGTATTTTTTGCCTTTAACTGACCATTACCCCATTACCTCTTATAGCCATAACTGTTGTCTTCTGCTTTGTATTCCATTTAACCATATTTACCCTATTATAGAGCCCCTGACCACACTACTGCTGTTGGAAACCTGGGAAGAAGGGGGAAACAAGGACAGCGAGCCCTAATGCTTTCCCTACCCAACTGTCTCTACCTGCTTGCCCGCTAAGTGGTAAAGGACAACTTGGCGATGGCCCCTTCCGTTGTTGTCTTCTGCTTTGTATTCCATTTAACCATATTTACCCTATTATAGAGCCCCTGACCACACTACTGCTGTTGGAAACCTGGGAAGAAGGGGGAAACAAGGACAGCGAGCCCTAATGCTTTCACTACCCAACTGTCTCTACCTGCTTGCCCGCTAAGTGGTAAAGGACAACTTGGCGATGGCCCCTTCCGACGTCACAGGTAAATACACAAAACATAGACAAGACAAATAATACAAGTACGCAATGGTCAGAACCAAttgggcagcaaagtacaaagtAAGAACCAGAGAAATAGTAAAATAGTAATAGCCAGGGGTTAGGATAAACTAGATTTGATAGACATGAGTAAATGCTAGCATACTCAAACAGACTAATAGCAAGCAATTGAGTGTGGGCTAGAGAACTGTTTATGGGATGTCAAGTCCCAGTCCAGAACGTGATTGGACAAGCCACACAAAACACAGACTgactatctgcagcccaggacgaAGCTAGCAGAAATCCAGACAGGTATGttggaaacctgtcaatcaccaaacagtaagtactgaaagaagagttcagactggtgcaaatgaAACATAAAATTCAAGCACTGAGTCATTGTCAAAAGCAGAGTATAGGCATGACCAAGACACTGAGGAAGAAAAAGCCATGAAATACATGAACCCTATTAACCCCACATTTTTGTCCTTTATTATGATGAAAATCATATTTATTTGTGTTACTGTTACATTGTACACTAATAATAAAACCTCGGCTTTATAATCATTTTAGCCTATCGTTTTACATGTGTGGCTTTATATTTTTAGTTACTATTTTCTTAATACAAGGAGGATATGCATGAAAAAATAAACAAGTGTGCCATAAAGTAAAGTATGAATACAAAACAGCATTCCGCTACACCAGCCTCCTTCTCCCATCCAAGTCCACATTGAAGAAATAGATAATCCAGCAACAAAGCAAAACTGTCCCTTTTATTAAAGCTCACCTGGACATAAAAACAGCATGAAAACACAACATGTACATGATTCGGTTAGATGCCATCATCCCAGCGTATGtgatatttatactgtatatacttagaCACTGTGATTAAGGCATATAGCTGAAACATGTTAAGGTTGTGtttttttatgctgtttttaTGTCCGGTAAACCCCAATAAAAGGGACAGCTTTGCTTACTCTGTTGCTGAATTATCTAATTCTTTATAAGGCAAAGTATGGGCACCATATTACAGATCTGTAAACCACCGATCAATAAAATGGAGTAAGTGCAAGTCCTCATAGTGTATAAATGCAGGGCAGCAAACATGTTCAGGTTCCCTGTGTTGCCTCGAACACTTTAGTGAAGCCTGGATTTATATTTACAACAGCCTATAACCTTTCAATAGAAGGCAATCTACAGAGCTGTCATAGTATAATTTGTATCTAGTCATGGATGTGCAGAGGGGATGAAAGGATACATATGTCCACAGTGGCGACTTTATACTTTAGGAAGCAGACAAGAAACAAACTACGACTTTATGTAGGAAGCGGCAAGCTGCTATTTGGAGAATAtgaaatttataaatatataaagacatctttctatttatctatttatcattTTACTTATAAAATTCCAAAATTGCAAATACTGAAGGTATGTCAAACCCAAATAAAGGAGCTTACCTGAAATGGAAAGGAGAAGCCGACCTTCTTCACAATAATGGGAACTGTCATAAGTGCATTAAAGGGCACATTTGCATGCAGAAATATATACTTAACCAGATACTGGATCATCACTTTTCTGGAGACACAGAAGTAAATATCTTGAAGGAGAAGGGTAGACAGTCAAAAGGACACTGTAGTATGGTTAATAAGACCTTCAAGCTGTAATATGTAAAATAGCAATGAATTATGGTCTAAAACGCTTTCATAACATTTTTTCAGATTGGAAAGTTGATTACAattttacacgtaacgattatgtTGTAAAGAAAAGCCTAGAAGTAAAATCAAGGGCATTTCTTACCTTTGATAGAGGTCGAGCTGGAGGGACGTCGGTGAGGGCAACACTTGCCACAGACAACAGCAGTAAGGGCTAATAATAACCTTTAAATACTACTAAATATACATATTATTTAGGCAGCAAACTATTGTTGTATAGTGGAATAGAGGGCTGCAGTCACCTTTCAATAACAGTGGAAAGGCTGCAAAGACCCCCGGACTACAAATCTATGTATGCACttcagcacataaaaatgtatatgtattTCTACAGGATTGGCATCAAACTTAATCTTTGCCCTgggtgaataaaagttaaactttCAATACTTCCTTTATTAGGGGTAATGTGAGCTTTTAATCCTCTGTACCTTTTATCTGGAAGAACATGGAAACATGTAGaattcctttcccttcttccataTCTTCTCCTCTTTCTTGGGTGATCTTGATAGTTGTGTATTTTTTCTACTACACTATGTTACTAGTGATTTAACATCGGGTAAGGTACCATTGTCATTTGGAATATACATGACTTTCTTGCTATATACTGTTGATAAAAATATTAAGGTCTCATGGAATATAAGCTGAATGTAAGATCTGCATGTATAGGAGTCTAGAGTCTTCCCCGGGAGCCCTGTTTTTTCTCCACACTTGCATAAAGCCTATGTCATTCACCCCTTGTCTTGTGTGTcctttcctccctatctacatCTGCCCTCCATGTAATCTCCCCTAACAGTTCACaatcttagctgctgtatttTTCTCACACTTAGGACAGATAGCTATAAACAAACTCTGCAGAAGTGATCAGATGCCAGTTCCCAGGCCACCCAATGTCTGCTGATGTCATGTGGCATGCAGACAGGAAATGACCACCCAGCATAGACCATATGCTTAGCAGTTATTCCCTGTCCGTTATTTCCTGTCTACACAGGGCAGCCTGGGTATCGGCAGCTTCAGTGCAATGGGTAAGTATAAAGCACTGCTATAGCCCCAGCCTCATAAAATATCTATTtgcaccagataacccctttaatttagtatTAAGGAAACAGCTAAAAAATCGAAGAAAAAGTCAATGCAATAGCCATTAAGTCATAATATGTTTCCGCTTAGGacaaaaacaagttttatttaaCTGATGATCCAAAATATTTTGACTTTTTCCTGCCCCTGAGCTATTGCCGTTTTAAGACTCCATGAGGTTTATTCTTACACATCAGTCATATTAGCAGACTGTTTATGCTTCCTAGGAGAGACAGATATGCCTTTTAATGgctaacaacaataataacaaaCAAGCATATAACCAAGCAAATATTTACTCAAAATATAACAGAATAATTTATGACACCACCTCCATTAGTTTACAGATAAGCAATAGTCAGAATGAGGGTCTGGTTATCTCTAAATTAATGTTTAGTCTGAAGACCTAAACCCCGCATTATCTTTACACCAGATTTCAAAGATATTGTAGTGTCCCATAAATCTTTTGAATAGATTTAGGGTTGATGCATCCAGTAAAGGCCATATTAGAGGGCACAATTTTCCGGGGGAAGTGAGTACCATCCTGTCAGCTCAGCGACCTCTTCCCCCTTGTTCCCTGTTTGCTGCAGCGAGCGTGGGGCAGCTGGAGAGGACACccgaacaatccttagatcattcaggtagcccattgaagtcagtggttgTGGCTGTCGCTACTATTGCACAGAGCATCACACTGCAGACTGTTGCTGACATGATCATTATCTTTCAGCATGTCAGCGTGTGCATGTTGGCTGTTTGTTGCccttcaacatacaatattacactaaacgattattgtcctGAATGGTTGGTAATTAGCCATGTAAGGCCattaatcatttagtgtaatagaccTTCAGGGACTGTtgttctgctagatcagcgcttacttacagagcctattatacagCTCGATTACTATGCGGCAATGagtgcacggacatcattagcagtGTCCGGGCAGCCCTAGCTttacacaaaaaataataatgttttactTATCTGTCCatactccccggtgtcctcctgcctgtttcccGCTGACAGGAGCCACttctgaagcttctacacccattctgaagtgacaagctgctGGTGCTGTCCCGTCTTAGCGATTCGTGGAGCAGCCTGCCAGGTATAGAAGCTTTAGTGACAGCTCCTGTCAGCAGGAAATAGGCAGGAGGTCCAgagaatgtggacaggtaagtatagaccttttttattttctatatactttaatCAGCTGCCGACCAcacacctcctattacacagaggaaTGAGCGGTTGGCATTCAATGAttttttaacatgctgaaagagAACGATCGAGAGATCGGCTCCTCGGCTGTTGGTTGCCTTTATTTATGgttgcctgattgggcagataattgccttgtgtaataggacccttagaatttCAGAGACATCAATTTATATTCTGAGATCATATAATAAATAAAGATTGAATAAAAGATTATATAtgaaaaatgttattttctttttcaaCTTACTAAAACGCTACCAAACTTTTCGTAGCAATAAATGCTTAGAAATAAGGATAGGTTGGCATCTTATGATTCGGACACATATCTTGTAAAATTCACTCATCACCCTATCTCTGCTAACCAAGTCTCCTTATTAGCAATTTCACAATTTAAATTTGAGAATGGAGGAGAAAATGAAAGTGGCATGAGCCAAGTTTTAAGTATATGCTGCCACTTCTTTTCATATCATAAACTGCAGAACAGGCACATTTATAACAGTTATCAGAACCTTACACTGAACGCTTTAGTAATACTCTCATATTATGCTTACTGAATCCAGCAAGTTAGATATGAGCTTTGCTGTGTCTGGACAGCTGGCAGTAGAACTGTATGTAAAGTGATgggtcgattttttttttttatttttttatcattggTGATTATTTATGACTGCCACCTCTCCAATGTAAACAACCTATTAAGCAATCACTTAAATGTCACATAAGTGTCACATGGGATTTGAGAATTTTTCAATATTATCATTTACTAGTTAATTTAGCCTTTGTTTTAAATTGTCCTGAAACTAAGTCTCAATCACATTAACCATGGCTGTGATTTTAATTAACTGAAGATATTCTTTTTAAGCCTCTATTAGCTATTTTGGTGTGGACTACTGACACAGCAAAACTTAAGAAACTACATATATATGCAATTTCTTACAATGTGCCTAAAAGCGAAATGGGAAAAAAGTGTGCAGAAACATGAATTTTGCTGtatctgtacttttttttattaattattttctttttacatttttaattgaATGGCTTTTGCTTTTAGGATGTTCTGTTTAACAAATGTGACATTTATGGGCTGAGGCAggtatcatacatatacatggtATACAGTATGCTTTGGAATATTAGAGGTCCATgttaccaactttttttttctttgctccaGTGcacctaaaataaaaaatataaaagattttttttttgttgtgtctAAAGGTTCTATAGATATCCATATGTTTGTAGAGTTTTTTTTATTCACCTGTCCcctttgtcagtattttggtcagtcttttttcgaCCAAAACCATTAGTGAATTaaaacagaaactgtgcaaatctttccattataattttgccctttcAGTACCACTCCTGATTACGTTtgaaaaaatattgaccaaaagactgaaacattatatgtgaacatagccttagggaataCATGTAAGAGAGTATGACTACaaggtttgtagtctgtaaccaaggAGACATATAAAtttgcataggagctgtagacacaAAGCAAAATCTTTTGTTATGTTACAGAAGATCATCAGCACAAACATGAACAATAGTTTACCGAGAGCACAAATGTATAAAATaaagctttttttattattttatgttctCAGTAAAGCAATAAATGCTTTTAATAGTAGTGCACTGGATTGTCAGTACTATAATTAGCATGTTTCGCATTTTGACCAAtgcaactaaaggccctattccagggaacgattatcgtccgtattcggccgatatcggctgctacggacgataatcgtcccgtggaatagagtgcaacgatcagccgacatcgttcatgtcggctgatcgttgcagtctcttgtttttcaacatgttgaaaaacaagcgactgatatagcagcgatctgctgccgtcgctccgttgaataggagcgtcggcagcagacgtcgctatatcctatgggctgcccgaacgatcagcgatcctccgagcagcccccccgcagctccccgccgcccctcccgcactcacccgcttgctggagccgcgttgaatagtggcggcagcgagcagagaacgaggaacaaacgagcactgagagcgctcgtttgctcctctgacgacctgtgtaataggggcttaatggAACAGAAGAGGGTTGTCCAACCAATGCAAAATAATTGTGAAAATTATTTTTCTAAGAGACAAAGTAACAattagactatgtttacacacagttttttggtctttttttttcttaacaactTACAGACATATTTTTGCCTTGTTTTTGAGTTTGTTACTTCTAATCCAGTGTTTCATCTATTGACATTATTGTGTGAACAGGtgagaaaaaaaatgctattttgtcTTAAAACAGGACGTAAATATTGATGAAAATGTATTATTTGTACATCCATGCTCAATTACGGCTGTTTTTCTGTACTGTGTGTACATTGATTTGCTTATTCTCCCTAGAGTTCAATGAAGTgtgcacattattacattgaaaaaatAGGCATATTTTTCATTCAAAATTGCCGTATTTTGCTATTAAtttactatgtgtaaacatagccttaatgttcaTTTAGGTCCCTATGTCTTAGTTGTAATAAATCTTTGCATGGTCAAGTTTTTAAAACATCACAACAGGAAATAGTAACTATTACAGCTCCTCAGGAAGTTGCTGTTCCATCTCTATACAGGAGTAACTAACCCCTTAAGCTACAAAAAGTTTAGCTCTTGTTTTTTGCTGTGGTTGGAAGTCTAAAATTTCCCTATTCTCTGATCATACCCATGTTTAGAAGATATAGACATTTCCCCTCAGATGGCCAGGTCAAAGCCCTTAGAACTGTAACTGACTGGAGTGGCAAGGAGTAAGGAGTTGTCACCAAGAAGGCACTTATGGATGAAGGATGAAGCAAGATTATATTTAAGAGGCTAGCAGAGAAATAGAGTCTGATCAGGAAAGCTGGAGCCAGACGCTAAAAATGGTAACGATATCAAGAAACAAAGCCAAGTTTAAAGTCAAAGCAAGATGAACATCAATATGCAGACAGGGGAGCAGGCCCAAGGTGCCCTCTAAACAGACCATCAGGGATGAGGTCAGCACCGAGCATAAGTGGTCATGGCAACCTGCCTGCAGAGGGGGACAGTAGAAGTGGCCAGTATCAGCTGTGCTACTGCTCTAAACAGAAGACAGCAGAATTGGGGGAATTGGGGGAAGAGACAAGGTGCAGTTAACAAGGGCATTGACTGTAGCCAAATCCACCAgtagcaatcactgaaacaaggAAACCTATTTTTTCAGGCTTTTTGAATGGTGTCCAGATTGTAATGCATTGctacgtcacttttttttttatcgaaGCTTTAATGACTTTTATTTCCTGTTGTAACTTTTTCAAACCGAAAAAGGAGATATCGTAAGACCTAGGAAACAATTGTACATActtactgactagagatgagccaacctcgagcatgctcgagtccatccaaacctgatcgttcagcatttgattagctgtggctgctgaacttggataaagctgtaaggttgtctggaaaacatggatacagccgatcactatatccatgttttctacatagccttagggctttatccaagttcagcagccactgctaatcaaatgccgaacgatcgggttcgaatAGGCTCAACATAACTCTTTGTTCAGAATCAGAGTATGCTTCTAGAGGCAgacaatggggcagatttattttgttcttttcagcTCTATTCTGTCTAGCTTATTTTTTTTGGCACAATTTTTGCCCCTTATTTATGTATTCGTGCaccaaaaaataatattttaaacaATATATGCAGTGTTACTTTTTCTAGATAAAGTTTACTCTTTTGTTTGGTATATTTTATGCCATTTGATGCAAACGAAACCagctgcaagttttttttttttttaaactgcctagTGTATGCATAGTGGTGCAGGGAGGTGCAGATAGGTGCAACAAGGCACATTTATAATCAGGCATAGGCTATgttaataaattaaaggggtattctcctcTTAACTAACTTACTTATACTcgtaggacttgtcaagttaaatatttttgcaaatgtattcattcataAAGAAAacttccttctcctgatatgttaacaaccaccactctgctctaaaaacagtggtctggctgatgtaATTAAAGCTATAATTTAGATGTACTGTAGATATGTACAGTGTGtatttactgtaaaaaatatatagagagaaatataaataatatatagacCACCGCTTTTAGAGcaaagtggtggtcagtaacctagacaaggagctgtcaacaatgggaggaaaagagcagcatattagaaaaaggcaagtttgctaaatgaatatatttgaaaaaatatttaacttgacgaacCCTTAACTAAATtagttgaaatgggaataccAATTTAATCACAAATAGGATCAGCTTGACACAAAGGTAAATGTGCCCCATTAATGTGAGTTTGTCAGTCCTAGGTAAAATTCTATTGCACTCTCTGCACTGGGCTCGCACATTAAATTTATGATTATACCTTATAATTCAATGATATCAGCAATAACAGTTGGAAACAATATTCAAAATCTTACTGTATAAAATGTAGCAAATGTAATTTTCTTTTTAGATTTAGACCAGCATAGATTGCTGTATTTCAGATACTGTATGTTTTGTTCATTTAGAATAAGGACAAAGTGTATGATAACAGGCACATggtgaaaaatgttaaaaatatgtTTGAATAAatgaaaatgcataaaaaatgGCTGTCCAACTTGTTTAAACACCCACATCGGCCTGATTGTTATTTGTTACAACTGGCGATGGCTTGCTTTTAGCTGCCTCTGTCCCACCTTTGGATGTGTCGACAAACAATAGTCTTGGAGTCCACAAGGCCATCAGTATTCTTTTGTATTCTTTGCGGAAATTTTGGTTAAGAAGACCATAGATAACCGCGTTGAGGCAACTGTTAAAGTAAGCCATGAAGTAGCTCAACACAAAAAGCCAATTTGGGATCTTCGGTGCTACCTGAAAAGGATTAATGGCTACAGCAAGGCCAATGAAGTTTAGAGGTCCCCAGCACACGGCAAAAAGTACAAACACAACAAACATAGTCAAAAAGTTCCGGAGATCTGTCGGTGTCAGCTTCTGTTTGGAATCTTGTCTGACTCTGTGCTTGACTTGAATGACCAAGACCCATATCCTGAAGTAGCAGAATGTTACTACAGCCAATGGGACAAGAAAATGCACCACAACTACTGTAATTGTGTatgaggagctgacagtctgggcaaATGTGCACGAGAAAATCCGTGGGTCATACTGTAGAGATCCAACAAAAAAATTTGGCACAATTGCAATAACAGTCAATATCCAAGTTAGACACAGGTAACAAATTGTGCTTTTCTGGTTGTAAAGCTTGTCATACCGCAGGCTATGGCAGATGTAGCAATACCTATTAATCGCTATGGCTGTAATGTTGAAAACAGAACCTATGACACTCAGTCCCATCAGAAAGCCACTGATTTGGCAATGGATATATCCCAGCGTCCATCTATTGTGGAAAATTGCTATAAGAATAACTGGATATGGGTATACTGCTACcaccagatctgcaacagatAAACTGACGACAAAAATGTtgcctggaagaaaaaaaaaacaacaataaaattatTATAGGCAGATACAGAGAAAATTAGACAAAAGTACTAAACTGTAATAAAATACATTGGTTTAAAGTTTATCTGTCAGTATATGACAGCCTaacttattttataatatattatacattattttattatattattatcttTTATATTATACATAAGGAGACACAGCTAATTTACTATCAATAAAATCAT
This genomic window contains:
- the GPR50 gene encoding melatonin-related receptor yields the protein MMEVNRTCLDCWTPGTAGAEREDQASPGLTTALAAVLIFTIIVDILGNVLVILSVFRNKKLQNPGNIFVVSLSVADLVVAVYPYPVILIAIFHNRWTLGYIHCQISGFLMGLSVIGSVFNITAIAINRYCYICHSLRYDKLYNQKSTICYLCLTWILTVIAIVPNFFVGSLQYDPRIFSCTFAQTVSSSYTITVVVVHFLVPLAVVTFCYFRIWVLVIQVKHRVRQDSKQKLTPTDLRNFLTMFVVFVLFAVCWGPLNFIGLAVAINPFQVAPKIPNWLFVLSYFMAYFNSCLNAVIYGLLNQNFRKEYKRILMALWTPRLLFVDTSKGGTEAAKSKPSPVVTNNNQADVGV